The genome window ttctcttgtttttttcccctccattgTCGTTATTGCACCAAGTGCTCATTACTCCACTAACACATCTGCTATTCTTTGAAAAGAGAAAGATGAACATGCATACCTTGAAACTGGAATAACTAACTCATTTATATTTGGAACTACcaaccagtcttttttttttacattccaatCTACCAAAAGTCAGTTTAACAATAGATTTTTGAAATTCTTTAACCGGGTGGGTGTAAGGTATTCTTCAACAAAAAATGGCCAGCATTCAATTCAAGGGCACATAGACAATATTTCATACAATTTGAGTGACAGAGAGGTAATTCAGTCCCTATTCATTTCACAACACACAACAATGTGTAGTGTACACTTGCACTATCGGCGACAAGACCTTATTGAGTATTCACTCATTGTGCTTCTATTGGtttatattaaaattaaacattttcgtCATCATCTAATCCTAGTCTGCGGACACATATGATTATGTGAATCAAATTAGAAATTTAGCATAGCCTGAAGACTATTTAGTCAGAAGATAAACTACCTCTGTTGCTATAGTTGCTCAGCCAGTTTGCCAAGAGAATCACTTTGTTTTGTAGTCCATAACACAAACAATGACTTACTTTCACATTCCTTGGAACTCGCTCATTTCAGGCCCAGTCGACTTGAATTTGATGCCAAATGGAGATGAAATATCAGAGGGCAATGCTGCTCCTGGGAGTACGCATTTTAACGGCTCCCTGCCCCGAAAAGACCTTTCACAAAGCAACGAACCGCTGGTCAACTCGCAAAATCAAGAAATCTCTGCGGGTGTGACTGCTTCTCCACCCATGATGCTTGAATCCGAGCGTGGTGCTGGTGAGGAAACGAGTCACACGGGTGACACGTTGCAGTCGCTCAGACTCAGTATGCCATTGCAGGAGACAGATTTGTGTAAGCATACATTTGTGGTGCCGATGCCCCTTCTCTGCTGCATGTCTGTGTtgcacaatattttaaaataaaactcaaTCCTTCTGGGTAAATCAGGTTAGGAAAATGACTTCAGTGTAAATTCTGTAGCGGCGGTGTCAAACATGTAAATGTGTCGCTATGGGGTCCGATCTGGCCCGCAGGGTTGTTCTGCctatctagcgccgtcaatggcggcaagtaggttaactttttgggccaaaaataaaattgtccggcccacatgagatctagttgccATTAATGTGGACCGTGAACAggactgagtttgacaccttttCTATAGGtttgatttaaaatgcacaatagcatgtgttttattttgccTGTTCTAACCATGCAGATGTCAACTCATTTTTGATACAACGGTTGCATTTAAGTGCTCACAACTGGCCTCTTTTCAAATCTTGAATTCCACATGATACCCATGCAGTGATTCGCAagtatattattattgtttgccTACTCTTGGATGAATGCCTTTGCTCTTTAGCCAATCAGAAGCCTTCGTTGGAGATGGAAAATGAGGAGAAGATTCGTCTGGAGGCTCGCAGGCGCCTGGAAGAGCAGCTGAAACAATACAGAGTGCAAAGACATAAGGAGAGGGTGAGTAAACACGTAGTCACTGTACTTGGAGCACAATTGACATCTATGTATGTCTCAGAGGGGCTGCAATCAGTGTATGACTCACTCCTCAAAACATAGAATTTGtggttttattctttttattttcgtcTAACCTGTCACCGCcaaacatttcttttgttttagtcTCATCGCACACCCAAAAACAGGCCATTCAGCACCCTTGATCCAGAGTTAATGCTGCACCCCGAGGGTCTTCCCAGGGCCAATACAGTTGCCATGACCAAGGAGTATTCCTTCCTGAGGACCAGCGTACCTCGTGGTCCTAAATTGGGTAGTTTAGGAATCCCCTTCAACAAGGAGAAGAAATCGAGAACATCCCGCACGAGCAAGATCCACTCCTTGGCCGACTACAAATCTACAGAGAATGACGGTGGCGGCGAAGGAGGAGGCGGAATGAAGACTGCAGAGAACACGGCAGGCTCCGTCCATTCCATCGTCAGCACGGTGTCCACTGTATCCGAGGTCAATGTGACGTCACGTTCGGGGGAAGGGCAAGTCGGCGAGAGTGTCTCTGAGATTGACGGCAGCGAATCTGGAGCAAGAGCTGGGAATGATGGCAACGACAGTGACAGCTCATCCTACAGCAGTGTATCTACCAGGGGAACCTACTCCATGCTGTCTGCTGCCATGGATAAGCCACAGGGAACCTACATGGTTGAGGGACAGGAGATCGCTCCTGAGGCTATGGGTCAGTTTCCTTCTCTTCATGAGGTCTTGCAAGCCGCCAGTGATGAGCAGCAACTTCTGGAGATGGAGCAAGAAGGCTCCGTAGAACCACGCAGCCGGAGAGACAGCTTCTCCAGCAGGTATTTTTGGGTGGTGATTAAGtcgttttaattttttgtatGTCTCATCTTTATGGTAACActgattttttctctctccattgTTCAGTGTCTCTTTAGAGAGTTCCGTAATGGGCCATGATGAAATGCTTCAGGTGCTGAAGGAAAAAATGAGACTAGAAGGACAACTGGAATCTTTGTCTTCTGAGGCCAATCAGGTTCGTGAGAATttatgaatgcctttattgctTTTGCACAATTGTATGATTGAGATGAAGTTATTCcaacccgtgaccggacgtttggtcgcccggacccaaacgtgcggcgaccaaacgtccggcgatccaaaagtctggcgaccaaacaaggtaaaacaacacggtctacgcatcaatcaaagccaacaatggccctgagcagtttcactgagcggacgtgtgagtgtataagagtgtgtatgtacatggattgtccccttaggaagggacatcagtcaaggtcttaacaagatctccaacaaaacacaataaaagtacgggaaatttggagcttttctttagcctaataattattagggcattaagtatgacaaaataataattcacagtttgtatttagggaatttgagcaacaattttaactggcaattatcaataaccttccgggcgaccaaacgtccggcgaccaaacttcccgcgaccaaacgtccggcgaccaaaagtccgagtACCATTCCAACCATAGTAGATGCTCTCATAGTTgtgactatttttttccaattccacAACCTTATGGTCATGCCAAAGTTTTGCCTCTAGTAAATGCTAAATTCCATCTTGGAATGATGACTTTTGCTTGGAAATAGTGAATCATTCCGATTCTCTGCTGTCCCCCAGGCCCTGAAGGAGAAAACGGAGCTCCAAGCTCAGCTCGCCACTGTCAACGCTCAGATGCAGGCTCAGAGAGCAGAGGTTCAATTTAGCCAAGAAAAGCAGAATGTCCTCAAGACAGAAGTTGGCACCCTGCGGCACAATTGCAGCCAACTAGAGAAGGCAATGATGGAGCTCCAGGGTAATTTGGAAAGCAAAAATGCCAGCCTGGCATCACTCTGCAATGACCTGAAGGTGGCTGAAGACCAGTACAATAGACTGATGGGCAAGGTGGAGGAAATGCAAAAGACTCTCATGTCAAGGGACAGTATAGGTGACACTGAGTCAACTTCATACTCATATTCATCACTCCCAGCccaaaaatgacttttattcttatttaatatttatttatgtacagTTCAGGAAATGCGACTGCAAATGGCCGGTATACAGAGTCAACTACAACAGGTCCAGCTTGAACGCAGCACTCTCCAAAGTCGACTGAAAACCTCCCAGGCAGAGATTGACTCACTCAAGCAGGTCAGGCAGTGGTACCAGCAGCAGCTCGGTCTGGCTCAGGAGGCCCGGTTGAGACTGCAAAATGAAATGGCTGACATGCAGgtaaattggatttgatttattttattatgacaTGTACATGATAGAATGGCTCTCATGaaaacaagtcattttttttctttcaatttaggCTGGAAAAATGACCCAGACTGGCGTTCTCGAACATCTCAAGCTTGAGAATGTGACCCTGTCCCACCAACTGACTGAGACACAACACCGTTCCATCAAAGAAAAAGAACGTATTGCGGTTCAGCTGCAGAGCATTGAGGTACATTATGAAGCATTCtgctttgatttcaaatttaatGCAATATTTGGGCATTAAGCTAAACTATTTTTCTCTGTCTACCACATACTTAtattgtttcttttaaaaattagtGCCCATTCTACAGCAATCAAATTGTACTTTATTTGATTGTGCAGGTCTCAAAATTGGTTTAAACTAaagacattattttttaaactgtggATCTTCTGCTCCCTGTGATGTAGGCAGACATGATGACTCAAGAAGCTGCTTACAAGCAGATCCAAGATGCAAAGACTTTAGTGGAGGATGACCTCCAACACAAATTAGAAGAGTATGAAGGAGAAAGGGAGCGCTTAATAAAGTTGGCCAACGCAGCCAGCGATTTGGAAATGGAACTTGAGCAGGTAGTTGTTTGTCCgtcatttcaatttttcaatGATTTTACCGCCAACCTCTAGCTTTTACGCATCAGTCCCAAACAATGTGCctctttgttgtcatttttttgcgttCGTTAGATCAAGTTGAACCTCTCTCAGAAGGACATCCAGCTGCAGTCTCTCCAGAAAGAACATCTGGAGCTGATGCGACAGTTGACCACCACTCAGGAGAACTTACATACCAAAGAGCAGTCAATCAATCATCTCGAGGCTCGATACCTAGAACTGGAAAGCCAGCTGGCTGAGCTTCAGGCAGAGAGCAATAACAAAGACGACACCATCCAATACCTACAGAATGAGAAGATTGTTCTTGAAGTAGCTTTGCAGACTGCCCGAGCTGATAAGAGCCTACTTGATGAAAATGCTGAAAGGCTTGGAGAAGACGTTTTGGTGGCATCCGATGTGTTGGATCAACTCAAACAGGAAGTTCAGGTCAAAACCAACCAGGTGCGAAATGTTAGTTGTATGTGATTGAGATTCCCTGAAATGgcataaaaaataagaaatatctTATTTAAGTAGTCCTACAGTAAATTGTGATTGAACTTATAATTGGACTTTAGGTGGAATatggttgtatttttttttaggtttaataattaaatgtgtgccgtattttcacaagtataaggcgcacttaaaagtcttaaattttctccaaaatagacagggcgccttataatccagtgcgccttatatatggaaaaaaataaaatgtgtcattcattgaggttgcgccttataatgcagtgcaccttatagtcgtgaaaatacggtagttgttttgatatttatttatagctttttatttgttttagatTGAAAACCTGCAGCAAGAAAATGGTTCCCTGAAAAAACAGGCTCAAAAATTGAAGGAACAGTACCAACAACAAAAGGTAAATCTggatcttaattttttttcaataaatagcAAGCACACTCTTAATTTTACGTAAAATCAGCAAAAGGAACTATCTATTATAATAAGCCCCTTCTTGCAATATTATTGCAAACCAAATTTCAGGCACTATAGTTCTCTGCAagtccaaaaaaaatgtcagtaaaATTTATGGACCAGAAgcaaaatttgcattttcttaTAACATTATGTTGCAAGTCTTCCATCTTGCCAGTGCTTTTGATTTTGTGGGAGGACACGTCTATTGTGGAGCTGAATTGCTGTCATGTCTAGAATAAAACGACTTTTAGAAATGATGGATGCTGCTTAATTTGCCATCAAAAGCTGTGACAAAGAAGAGTGGTTTGTTGACAATTTATAAGGCTACTGTATATTTAGGCTTATTATTGGCTTTAGCAAAATAACTTCTGTGGTATACAGCTAAAAATCTCACACATAATGCGACATCTTTCACAGGTCATGGTGGAAGCATACCGTCGGGATGCTAATTCCAAAGATCAGCTGATCAGTGAGCTCAAGTCTACCAAAAAACGTCTTATCGCAGAAGTGAAGGATCTAAAACAAGAACTTCAGGAGGTTCAGGGAGAGAAGCAAAAGTCTGAATTGGAGCAGGCGCGGCTGCAAAAAGAAGTTCTCAGAGTCCAAGAACAGATGAATAACATGGAAAGTCATCTGCAGGACATTCAGGGAGAACGAGACCAGCTTGAAAAACAGATCCAGGTCATTGgaaacactttaaattgtgtTAAGTTTAGGGAAATctgttctgatttttttttccttcacccCCAACAGTCTTTGCAGTTTGATCAAAGTCAGCTTGTGGCTGTAACAAAAGATAATGAAACTCTAAGGAAACAAGTGGAGAAAATGGAAACCGAAGCTAAAAAGTGAGTCCTACTCCTGATTAAGCAAATGGCACTTAAATAACTTCTAcctctttgattttatttatgatcatatttttttcaggtgTATTTGTAAAATGATATATATGATTCATGACCAAAATAGGCATTGTAGTGGTGTTTGAGCCAGCCTGTTAGCTTGATCCGTGATACTACAAAATTTCGCTTGCGAGGAATAGAAACTCGTCCTTTATTGAATTCAATTTTATCCTTTGCTTGAAACAGAGCCATTTCGGAGCAAAAAGTGCGCATGAAGCGCCTGGGGACCGATTTAACCAGCGCTCAGAAGGAGATGAAGGTCAAACACAAGGCATATGAGAATGCTGTCAGCATCCTAAGTAGGAGGCTGCAAGAGGCCTTGACTGACAAGGAGACAACTGAGGCTGAATTAGTCAAGCTCAAGGCTCTGGTGTCAGATGGGGGAAACGACCACATATTGCAGGTGCCTGATCACACATTAAAATATCTGCTGTTAATATTTCTCATCTACAACACTTTATTATGGCAGTGGAATATTAAAGGTATGTTTGTTTCGCAAATAGTGTTACAAGTAAAAATATTCTTGGGATTCTGAGTTCAAGTACTGGTTTTGAAAGCAAAACTTATTTAAGGGTGTAAGCATCtgatatatttacatttacagAATTGTTTTCTGTTTCGCAAAAGTGAAATGCATTGAAAATACATCTTTGTATTGTTGAATGCAAGCAATAGGATACATTATAAGAACCAACTCTTTGTGTGTTACCCAGGAGAAGATCGAATCGCTTCAGACGGAGCTGCATGCTGTGGCCAAAAGCAAAGCAATGTTAGAGAAGGAGCTTGAGGAAGTCATTTCCCTCACTTCCACTGAGTTAGAGGAGTATCAGGAGAAGGTTATGGAGTTAGAAGATGAGGTGTGCCATcaactatgtggactactttaACCTTCTGAGTCCTATGATTATGTCGGCGTATAACAATAAACCAATGCTATCTTTCTTTCCAAAGCTTCAAGAGTCCCGGTGCTTCAAGAAGCGTATTCGAAAACTAGAAGACGCCAACAAGAAGTTAGCGCTCGAGCTGGAACATGAAAAAGGGAAATTGGCTGGACTTACACAGTCCAATAGTACATTGCGGGAACATGCCAATATCTTGGAATCTGCTTTAGCAAAGAGAGAGGCTGATCTTGTACAGCTCAACTTGCAGGTGAAAAATAAAGTCAACCAGTGTTATACATTGTCATCTATGTAGTTTTTTGGAAATCGCAGAATTGTGAAGAACCATCTTAACAGTGAAAGAGTTCTTTTAACCATCGGCTTATTCAGGTTCAAGCTGTTCTGAAACGCAAAGAGGAGGAGGACCAGCAAACGAAGCAGGTGGTGCAAACTCTACAGCTTgccttggaaaaagaaaaaaacaaagtcaaagaTCTTAAAGAACAGGTACAAATTCTCAGGGGACTCGGCCGTGCCATGTTTTTGTCGTTTTACTGTTGTGACTTTTTGGTTGCTAATCATTGATTTTACGTTTCTATGTAGGTGGCAACAGCAAAAGCTGAAGCAGCCCACAACAGGAGACACTACAGGGCTGCCATGTTGGAACTTTCTGAGATCAAGAAAGACCTGCAGGCCAAAGAAGACTTGGTCAAAGTGCTGCAACATGAAGCCAACAAGTTACAGTAAGCAAATAGTTTGCTAAAGAATACAGCATACAAAAAAGGGAAGAATGCAGTTATGCAAACATTCATATATCATGTGCTGG of Stigmatopora argus isolate UIUO_Sarg chromosome 5, RoL_Sarg_1.0, whole genome shotgun sequence contains these proteins:
- the golga3 gene encoding golgin subfamily A member 3; this translates as MEINTDPDHSTLTSREAESQQHLKQQGLDGNPNITKEILNGPVDLNLMPNGDEISEGNAAPGSTHFNGSLPRKDLSQSNEPLVNSQNQEISAGVTASPPMMLESERGAGEETSHTGDTLQSLRLSMPLQETDLSNQKPSLEMENEEKIRLEARRRLEEQLKQYRVQRHKERSHRTPKNRPFSTLDPELMLHPEGLPRANTVAMTKEYSFLRTSVPRGPKLGSLGIPFNKEKKSRTSRTSKIHSLADYKSTENDGGGEGGGGMKTAENTAGSVHSIVSTVSTVSEVNVTSRSGEGQVGESVSEIDGSESGARAGNDGNDSDSSSYSSVSTRGTYSMLSAAMDKPQGTYMVEGQEIAPEAMGQFPSLHEVLQAASDEQQLLEMEQEGSVEPRSRRDSFSSSVSLESSVMGHDEMLQVLKEKMRLEGQLESLSSEANQALKEKTELQAQLATVNAQMQAQRAEVQFSQEKQNVLKTEVGTLRHNCSQLEKAMMELQGNLESKNASLASLCNDLKVAEDQYNRLMGKVEEMQKTLMSRDSIVQEMRLQMAGIQSQLQQVQLERSTLQSRLKTSQAEIDSLKQVRQWYQQQLGLAQEARLRLQNEMADMQAGKMTQTGVLEHLKLENVTLSHQLTETQHRSIKEKERIAVQLQSIEADMMTQEAAYKQIQDAKTLVEDDLQHKLEEYEGERERLIKLANAASDLEMELEQIKLNLSQKDIQLQSLQKEHLELMRQLTTTQENLHTKEQSINHLEARYLELESQLAELQAESNNKDDTIQYLQNEKIVLEVALQTARADKSLLDENAERLGEDVLVASDVLDQLKQEVQVKTNQIENLQQENGSLKKQAQKLKEQYQQQKVMVEAYRRDANSKDQLISELKSTKKRLIAEVKDLKQELQEVQGEKQKSELEQARLQKEVLRVQEQMNNMESHLQDIQGERDQLEKQIQSLQFDQSQLVAVTKDNETLRKQVEKMETEAKKAISEQKVRMKRLGTDLTSAQKEMKVKHKAYENAVSILSRRLQEALTDKETTEAELVKLKALVSDGGNDHILQEKIESLQTELHAVAKSKAMLEKELEEVISLTSTELEEYQEKVMELEDELQESRCFKKRIRKLEDANKKLALELEHEKGKLAGLTQSNSTLREHANILESALAKREADLVQLNLQVQAVLKRKEEEDQQTKQVVQTLQLALEKEKNKVKDLKEQVATAKAEAAHNRRHYRAAMLELSEIKKDLQAKEDLVKVLQHEANKLQSEDEKHAHEISTFQEELAEAHSQLQILQKQLDEELSKKPLTNQEVEDLKWEVEQRQREIETQKQQLEMMEECQKKELDSMQTALQNIKIELETVQEELSGTRKDKFMLQAKVGELKNSMKTLLLQNQQLKQDLKQNRLRKQWVELKSEGTPSNPVTPVKIPDCPVPASLLDELLKPSTSVNKEPLNNLHNCLQQLKEEMDSLQKQMEEHTVTVHESMSSWPNTEEGLTQLGLPNNISNTSRSLDNTVVENNNEVEQQQP